Proteins from one Oscillatoria nigro-viridis PCC 7112 genomic window:
- a CDS encoding glutathione peroxidase, with product MLTNHEGQRVPKVTFRTRKDNEWVDVTTDDIFAGKTVVVFSLPGAFTPTCSSTHLPGYNELAKVFKENGVDEIVCISVNDTFVMNEWAKDQEADNVTLIPDGNGEFTEGMGMLVDKTDLGFGKRSWRYSMLVKDGVVEKMFIEPEEPGDPFKVSDAETMLNYINSAAAKPKVVSLFTKIGCPFCAKAKAMLSKHGLDYEEIVLGREITTRSLRAMTGATTVPQVFIDGKLIGGSEALESYLTVA from the coding sequence ATGCTGACGAACCACGAAGGTCAAAGAGTACCCAAAGTCACCTTTCGCACTCGCAAAGACAACGAGTGGGTCGATGTCACCACGGATGATATATTTGCAGGCAAAACCGTAGTAGTGTTCTCGCTACCAGGAGCCTTTACTCCTACTTGTTCGTCAACGCACCTCCCCGGTTACAACGAATTGGCGAAAGTTTTCAAAGAAAACGGCGTAGATGAAATCGTTTGCATTTCCGTCAACGACACCTTTGTGATGAACGAGTGGGCAAAAGACCAAGAAGCAGACAATGTGACGTTAATTCCCGACGGTAACGGCGAGTTTACCGAAGGCATGGGAATGCTGGTAGACAAAACAGATTTAGGCTTTGGGAAGCGGTCTTGGCGTTATTCGATGCTGGTAAAAGATGGCGTGGTTGAAAAAATGTTTATTGAGCCAGAGGAACCGGGAGACCCTTTCAAAGTGTCCGATGCCGAGACGATGCTCAACTACATCAACTCCGCAGCAGCCAAGCCCAAGGTCGTTTCGCTGTTTACAAAAATCGGCTGTCCCTTCTGCGCTAAGGCTAAGGCAATGCTGAGTAAACATGGCTTGGATTATGAAGAAATCGTCTTGGGCCGGGAGATCACAACCCGATCGCTCCGGGCTATGACTGGGGCTACAACTGTGCCGCAAGTATTTATCGACGGCAAGTTGATCGGTGGTTCCGAAGCCCTAGAGTCTTATTTGACTGTTGCTTAG
- a CDS encoding Uma2 family endonuclease yields MLTSELDTLLKEQALQRQDPEDRYITDSANWEQYETLLNRIGDTAGYRVTYLDGVLEIMSPSRRHESRKTGIGNLLEIYFVEAEIEYFPFGSTTLRQEEKSGGTEPDEAYCIGTDQEFPDLVIEVIVTSGSINKLELYRRLNVREVWFWRNDRFSIYHLREEIPVEFAPNCGYELITQSELLPGIDIDMLRECVKNPHPLAAAKEWRQNCRPT; encoded by the coding sequence ATGCTGACGAGCGAGCTAGATACGCTACTTAAGGAACAAGCACTCCAACGCCAAGATCCTGAAGATCGCTACATTACCGATAGCGCCAACTGGGAACAATACGAGACACTGCTGAATCGGATTGGAGATACAGCGGGATATCGAGTTACTTATTTAGATGGAGTTTTGGAAATTATGTCGCCTTCTCGCCGCCATGAAAGTCGCAAAACTGGCATTGGAAATCTGCTAGAAATTTACTTTGTAGAAGCTGAAATAGAATATTTTCCTTTTGGGTCTACAACTCTGCGACAAGAGGAAAAAAGTGGCGGTACGGAACCGGATGAAGCTTACTGTATTGGGACAGATCAAGAATTTCCCGATTTGGTAATTGAAGTGATTGTTACCAGTGGCAGTATCAATAAACTAGAACTGTATAGAAGGTTGAATGTGCGAGAGGTTTGGTTCTGGCGAAATGACCGATTTTCTATCTACCATTTGCGAGAAGAAATTCCGGTTGAATTCGCGCCCAACTGCGGTTATGAATTAATCACACAAAGCGAATTGCTACCGGGAATTGATATCGATATGTTGAGAGAATGTGTAAAAAATCCTCACCCGTTAGCAGCAGCAAAGGAATGGAGGCAGAATTGCCGACCTACTTAA
- a CDS encoding tetratricopeptide repeat protein has protein sequence MDNDYHDLGNSLQESGRFDEAVAAYKKAIELNPDFSWSYHCLGDVLLKLEKWEEAVAAYKKAVELNPDFSWSYHNLGDALLKLRRWEEAAAAYRCEIALNSDFAWSFCNLGDALTKLKQWDEAIATYLKAVEIDGDLPGIYDKLGYALRQTESDFNLVLEQSQLQITPKNGEFYLQLGKNLAKYDRPKSAIIIYNFLLTNMPSCAGLSGELEELLQQQEKCVREALEEDRALASSRATVAQKPDDCWSYYNLGAVLSHQKYWEEAAAAFFQALKINPDLPWWFYYNLWEVFVRQNKLDEVEKLCREVVAAKPEAFWPYLNLGEALTRQGKIAEAIDFYRTVSYKQSFASIISKRTGKMPVPQADTGKMPVPQADTGKMPVPQADTGKMPVPQADTGKMPVPQQETGKMPVPQNWNLKPVKVPNFIIIGCQRCGTTSLYTYLAQHPQILTPIKKEMDFFSWHFDRGIDWYLAHFPPMPSGEQFVTGEASPSYFDSREAPERLYSLFPEAKLIVLLRNPVDRAISQFYRLTGLNWEARSLDRAISDEVERLNQNPEYIIGEEPGNYLARGRYIEFIKKWRTFFPPEQLLILKSEDFYAGAATTLKQVLEFLDLPEYQLSEYQNANPGSYQPVNESVRDWLSDYFRPYNQEVEEYLGRQFDWE, from the coding sequence ATGGATAATGACTACCACGATTTGGGTAATTCCCTGCAAGAAAGCGGTCGGTTTGATGAGGCTGTTGCTGCTTACAAAAAAGCTATTGAATTAAATCCAGATTTTTCTTGGTCTTATCACTGTTTGGGCGATGTTTTGCTGAAACTTGAAAAATGGGAGGAAGCTGTCGCTGCTTACAAAAAAGCGGTTGAGTTAAATCCAGATTTTTCCTGGTCATATCACAATCTGGGCGATGCTTTGCTGAAACTTCGGCGATGGGAAGAGGCTGCTGCTGCTTACCGCTGCGAGATTGCACTCAACTCGGATTTTGCTTGGTCTTTTTGCAATTTAGGCGACGCTTTAACTAAACTAAAACAGTGGGATGAAGCTATCGCTACGTATTTAAAAGCTGTTGAAATTGACGGAGATTTGCCGGGAATTTACGATAAGTTGGGATACGCTCTCAGACAAACTGAGTCGGATTTCAACTTAGTGTTAGAACAATCGCAATTGCAAATTACACCGAAAAATGGGGAGTTTTATTTGCAGTTAGGAAAGAATTTAGCCAAGTACGATCGCCCAAAAAGCGCAATTATTATTTACAATTTTTTATTGACAAATATGCCGAGTTGTGCAGGACTGTCAGGGGAATTAGAGGAGTTGTTGCAGCAGCAAGAAAAGTGCGTTAGGGAAGCCCTCGAAGAGGATCGCGCATTAGCCTCATCTCGCGCAACTGTCGCCCAAAAACCTGATGATTGCTGGTCTTATTACAATTTAGGTGCTGTTCTGAGCCACCAAAAATATTGGGAGGAAGCGGCGGCGGCATTTTTCCAAGCACTAAAAATAAATCCCGATCTTCCTTGGTGGTTTTATTACAATTTGTGGGAAGTTTTTGTTAGGCAAAACAAGCTAGATGAAGTTGAGAAATTGTGCCGCGAAGTTGTTGCAGCTAAACCGGAGGCTTTTTGGCCTTATCTGAATTTGGGGGAAGCTTTGACGAGGCAAGGTAAAATTGCCGAGGCGATTGATTTTTATCGAACTGTCAGTTACAAACAAAGTTTTGCATCTATTATCAGTAAGAGAACAGGCAAGATGCCTGTTCCACAAGCAGATACAGGCAAGATGCCTGTTCCACAAGCAGATACAGGCAAGATGCCTGTTCCACAAGCAGATACGGGCAAGATGCCTGTGCCACAAGCAGATACAGGCAAGATGCCTGTTCCACAACAAGAGACAGGCAAGATGCCTGTGCCACAAAATTGGAACTTAAAACCAGTCAAAGTTCCTAACTTTATAATTATTGGTTGTCAGCGGTGCGGCACGACTTCTCTGTATACTTATTTAGCTCAACACCCGCAAATTTTGACTCCGATTAAAAAGGAGATGGATTTTTTTTCGTGGCACTTTGACAGAGGGATTGATTGGTATTTGGCTCATTTTCCGCCCATGCCTTCGGGAGAGCAATTTGTAACTGGCGAAGCAAGTCCGAGCTATTTTGACTCTAGGGAAGCACCGGAACGTCTCTACAGCCTGTTTCCAGAGGCGAAACTGATTGTACTTTTACGAAATCCGGTCGATCGGGCGATTTCTCAATTTTACCGCTTGACTGGCTTAAATTGGGAAGCGCGATCGCTCGATCGAGCAATTAGCGATGAAGTTGAACGGTTGAATCAAAATCCAGAATACATCATCGGCGAAGAACCGGGGAATTATTTAGCTCGCGGTAGGTACATAGAATTTATCAAAAAATGGCGCACTTTCTTTCCCCCAGAACAGTTGTTAATTTTGAAAAGCGAAGATTTTTATGCAGGTGCGGCGACAACACTCAAGCAAGTTTTAGAATTCTTAGATTTGCCGGAATATCAATTATCTGAGTACCAAAATGCTAATCCCGGTTCTTACCAGCCTGTCAATGAATCGGTTCGCGATTGGTTGAGCGATTATTTCCGACCTTACAACCAGGAAGTAGAGGAATATTTGGGGAGGCAATTTGATTGGGAATAA
- a CDS encoding tetratricopeptide repeat protein, with protein MPSIEKMEKAAVDLSRQAEVYLAEGKLNEAVAACESALKIEPNLGAACQTLGKVMQVRGEIEQAKQWYEAAIDRNPNLPEVYANLGILYSQGKQWEKAIAHCEKAISLAPHFAAAYRQLARVWTQLEKREEAADFWYQAFNIEPNWATAEEHVTLGNSFVELGKCDRAMECYSRAIKLNPQLATAYHNLGEMLVREKRWDEAIANYRQAIAINPNSFESYHSLGKTWAERGELNRAIACYNKSLELNPNYARAYVGLGNVFAQKRDFDAAIKCYRQTLEINDNSYWAYNCLGDALAQKQQWQEAIICYRKAIAINQNIPWFYVNLGIALTCEQSWDEAVSAYLHAVQLEPNLTGINQRLGYVLRKRSESGLDSTIATYCQAIEVLASGKIYHNLLGIELDGAEFYINLGNSLAKQKQLEGAIVFYSMAVQIEPNAAEVVAQLNDVRAKQQELYAQIAAYRHQIEIDPSNSKAYNDLGNILPQLGELEEAIICHQKASKLRGWPECAAKDYQFTQDWFTHNIPIWQRHLQEFTGIADFQVVEIGSFQGMSACWLLDKILTHPTAKITCIDLYFQQHFKGNIVKTGAADRVIELEGYSQDLLINLAAEYYDVAYIDGCHKPTSALQDAILSWRLVKVGGLMIFDDYEFTFPDSPEQDTKIGIDVFLEMFGSQLEVVHKGYQLIVKKIGNQSLGEEQTLLSLGWEKLGDIAANAGYLDEATARYQTAIKIKSGNYLTYHKLGKALQEKKQLDEARAAYQGAIELNPNFSWSYHFLGETWQAMEEHDEAAAAYRKAIELNPDFCWTYNNLGDVLMELSEWEDAAVAYRKLVELNPDFCWSYERLGKALVALENLEEAAAAYRKAIELNPDDCWLYNSLGEVLESQENWPEAAVAFGRAIALEPEHSWLYKKLGDALRNQGELERAIAIYEKGINLDPKSCWCYEGLGLSLMAKQQWEPAIANLVQALQIKPDLFEAYDNIGYALEQQGEADESDRAKCRNQILPLSVLKKYCGFTEDLTVAAESNPHLTCIDIHPASQINLSDSKTIDSSRRFWEHQSHSRKAFVAVLPNGRAWADVVTTAVITSDNKLVPDISMGCAELVITSDKLPPAEHLDGNVAFLSARWGGAAYFHWMFDVMTRFDLLQRSGLIETIDKFVVNARDSSYQTETLDTLGISQDKLLESRCNLHITADKLIVPSIFYDGSGAVSKWKCEYLKQTFFNEKQLLNTDYSERIYITRQQASYRRILNDEEVIKYLEKIGFRSVKLETMSVAEQASCLAAAKVVVAPHGGGLTNLVFCSPGTKVIEIFSPLYVPHCYWMISNLCNLEHYYLLGDLVDDQTQKYPGHKDMRVDLNSLEKLLTIAGVLHG; from the coding sequence ATGCCCTCGATTGAGAAGATGGAAAAGGCAGCGGTTGATTTGAGTCGGCAAGCAGAAGTTTATTTAGCCGAAGGAAAGTTGAATGAGGCAGTTGCTGCTTGCGAGTCAGCGTTGAAAATTGAACCGAATTTGGGGGCAGCTTGCCAGACGCTGGGAAAGGTGATGCAGGTTCGAGGTGAAATCGAGCAAGCTAAGCAGTGGTATGAAGCGGCGATCGATCGCAATCCAAATTTGCCGGAAGTTTATGCTAATCTCGGCATTTTGTATTCTCAGGGGAAACAGTGGGAAAAGGCGATCGCCCATTGTGAAAAAGCGATTTCGCTAGCGCCGCATTTTGCTGCTGCTTATCGGCAGTTGGCGAGAGTTTGGACGCAGTTGGAGAAGCGAGAAGAGGCGGCAGACTTTTGGTATCAAGCTTTTAATATCGAGCCGAATTGGGCAACTGCTGAGGAGCACGTCACTCTGGGAAATAGTTTTGTTGAATTGGGAAAGTGCGATCGCGCTATGGAGTGTTATTCGCGGGCAATTAAGTTAAACCCGCAACTGGCAACAGCTTATCACAATTTGGGGGAAATGCTGGTCAGGGAGAAACGGTGGGATGAGGCGATCGCCAATTACCGACAAGCCATTGCCATCAATCCAAATTCGTTTGAATCTTACCACAGTTTGGGTAAAACTTGGGCGGAGAGAGGAGAATTAAATCGGGCGATCGCCTGTTACAACAAAAGCCTCGAACTCAATCCCAACTACGCTCGTGCTTACGTGGGTTTAGGTAATGTTTTCGCGCAAAAACGCGACTTTGATGCAGCCATTAAATGTTACCGTCAGACTCTGGAAATTAATGATAATTCCTACTGGGCATACAATTGCTTAGGGGACGCTTTGGCTCAAAAACAACAGTGGCAGGAAGCTATTATTTGCTACCGCAAAGCTATTGCAATAAATCAAAATATTCCTTGGTTTTATGTCAATTTGGGAATTGCCTTAACCTGCGAACAATCATGGGATGAAGCTGTTAGCGCCTACCTGCACGCGGTTCAGCTTGAGCCGAATTTGACGGGAATCAATCAGAGGTTGGGATATGTTTTGCGGAAGCGAAGCGAATCGGGCTTAGACAGCACAATCGCAACTTATTGTCAAGCTATCGAGGTACTTGCCAGCGGGAAAATTTACCACAACTTGCTGGGAATTGAGTTAGATGGAGCAGAGTTTTATATAAATTTAGGCAATAGTTTAGCGAAACAGAAGCAGTTGGAAGGTGCGATCGTATTTTATAGCATGGCAGTGCAAATTGAACCCAATGCTGCGGAAGTTGTCGCCCAACTGAATGATGTTCGGGCCAAACAACAGGAGTTATACGCACAAATTGCCGCTTACCGCCACCAAATAGAAATCGACCCGAGCAATTCTAAAGCTTACAACGATTTAGGAAATATTTTACCGCAATTAGGGGAATTAGAAGAAGCAATTATTTGCCACCAAAAAGCGAGCAAATTGAGGGGTTGGCCTGAGTGTGCGGCGAAAGATTATCAATTTACCCAAGATTGGTTTACCCACAATATTCCTATTTGGCAACGGCATTTGCAGGAATTTACCGGAATTGCGGATTTTCAAGTTGTGGAAATCGGCAGTTTTCAGGGAATGTCGGCTTGCTGGCTGCTGGATAAGATTTTAACTCATCCGACGGCAAAGATTACTTGTATTGATTTGTATTTCCAACAACATTTTAAGGGCAATATTGTTAAAACGGGAGCAGCCGATCGGGTAATTGAATTAGAAGGTTACTCTCAAGATTTGTTAATTAATTTGGCTGCGGAATATTACGATGTTGCTTACATTGACGGCTGTCACAAACCCACCAGTGCTCTGCAAGATGCGATTTTATCTTGGAGGTTGGTGAAAGTTGGGGGATTGATGATTTTTGACGATTACGAGTTTACGTTTCCCGACAGCCCGGAGCAAGATACTAAAATTGGGATAGATGTTTTTTTGGAAATGTTTGGAAGTCAGTTAGAAGTAGTACACAAAGGCTATCAACTGATTGTCAAAAAAATCGGCAATCAAAGTTTGGGCGAAGAGCAAACTCTGTTGTCTCTGGGTTGGGAAAAGTTGGGGGATATTGCGGCAAATGCAGGTTATTTGGATGAGGCGACCGCCCGCTATCAAACAGCGATTAAAATTAAGTCTGGCAACTACTTAACTTACCACAAGTTGGGCAAAGCTCTGCAAGAGAAAAAACAGTTGGACGAAGCTCGGGCCGCTTACCAAGGGGCGATCGAACTCAACCCTAATTTTAGTTGGTCTTACCACTTTTTGGGGGAAACTTGGCAGGCAATGGAGGAACACGACGAAGCCGCTGCTGCTTACCGCAAAGCTATTGAGTTAAATCCCGATTTTTGTTGGACTTACAACAATTTAGGCGATGTGCTGATGGAGCTTTCTGAGTGGGAGGACGCTGCTGTTGCTTACCGCAAGTTAGTTGAACTAAATCCCGATTTTTGTTGGTCTTACGAGAGATTAGGTAAGGCTTTGGTTGCACTGGAAAACTTGGAAGAAGCGGCGGCGGCTTACCGCAAAGCTATTGAGTTAAATCCAGATGATTGTTGGCTGTACAATAGTTTGGGAGAAGTTCTGGAATCACAAGAAAATTGGCCGGAAGCAGCAGTTGCTTTTGGTCGTGCTATCGCTCTAGAACCGGAGCATAGTTGGCTGTACAAAAAGTTGGGCGATGCACTGCGAAATCAAGGGGAATTGGAAAGGGCGATCGCCATTTATGAAAAAGGCATCAATCTCGATCCAAAATCCTGCTGGTGTTACGAAGGATTGGGTTTGAGTTTAATGGCAAAACAGCAGTGGGAACCTGCGATCGCTAATTTAGTTCAAGCCCTGCAAATTAAACCGGATTTGTTTGAAGCTTACGATAATATAGGTTATGCTCTGGAACAACAAGGAGAAGCCGATGAGAGCGATCGGGCAAAATGCAGGAATCAAATCTTACCCTTAAGTGTTCTCAAAAAATACTGTGGGTTTACAGAAGATTTGACCGTTGCAGCAGAATCAAATCCGCACCTCACCTGCATTGACATCCATCCTGCGAGTCAAATCAATTTATCAGATTCCAAAACAATCGACAGCAGCCGCAGATTTTGGGAACATCAAAGTCATTCCAGAAAAGCTTTTGTTGCCGTATTGCCAAACGGACGAGCTTGGGCAGATGTTGTGACTACCGCCGTCATTACTTCAGACAATAAACTTGTTCCTGATATTTCAATGGGTTGTGCTGAATTGGTAATCACTTCCGACAAATTGCCTCCCGCTGAACACCTCGATGGAAATGTGGCTTTTTTGTCGGCTCGCTGGGGTGGAGCTGCTTATTTTCATTGGATGTTTGATGTGATGACGCGATTTGACCTTTTGCAGCGGAGCGGATTGATAGAAACTATAGATAAGTTTGTTGTCAATGCCAGGGATTCTTCCTATCAAACAGAAACTTTAGATACTTTAGGAATTTCTCAAGATAAACTTTTAGAAAGTCGCTGCAATTTACACATTACAGCCGATAAATTAATAGTTCCGTCAATATTTTATGACGGATCGGGAGCCGTTTCAAAATGGAAGTGTGAATATCTCAAACAGACCTTTTTCAATGAAAAACAGCTCCTAAATACAGACTATTCAGAGCGAATTTATATCACCCGCCAACAAGCATCCTATCGGCGAATCCTCAACGATGAAGAGGTAATTAAATACTTAGAAAAAATTGGGTTCCGCAGTGTCAAATTGGAAACGATGTCGGTAGCGGAACAAGCATCGTGTTTGGCTGCTGCTAAAGTAGTTGTTGCCCCTCACGGAGGGGGATTGACTAATCTAGTTTTTTGCAGTCCGGGAACTAAGGTAATTGAGATTTTTTCCCCTCTTTACGTTCCGCATTGTTATTGGATGATTAGCAATTTATGCAATTTGGAACATTACTATTTACTTGGCGATTTGGTGGATGACCAAACTCAGAAATATCCGGGACATAAAGATATGCGGGTGGATTTGAACTCGCTGGAAAAATTACTGACTATTGCAGGAGTTTTGCATGGATAA
- a CDS encoding tetratricopeptide repeat protein, whose product MSTEEYIRQARIYLNRGKLTEAIEFCNKAIELQPFSPSAYTTLGEILEAQGDPTAARDAFVQALEISPQFFLAHAYLGQLYSDYAWLDEAVFHYRQALDLKPDWAAVHYNLGNVFHKQGNLLGAIDCYRKAIAQKPDYLDALYNLAVVLDENSQLEAAMDTYRQAIALKPDYVEAYSNLGVILLKEDRAAEAIEVYQRAIEIKPDWATLHNNLGQALLDKSPERAIASYLTAIELEPDMVLAHYNLGKAWQLQGEHSAALACFERAIEIDSDYISGYTDAGFSLMVLGKIAEAMPYFERAIALKPDFVEAYCRLGDRRRVAAVEDDELSRAIAACDRFLTALTGRKKEEGSSATDFVADVTDVKDRRKKEEKETIPNAQFPIPNSQGPIPNAQLPIAEICDNLAEIYLHLGNALTEYGGHESAAAYYQKALQIQPQNAEIYWRLGNSLAQQQRLGAAIAVYRMALTIQPALPQVYFELAKLLEKQGRWERAIDYYQKVLELQLQGYGEQKEWKKQSFILPDNTSIKPPKGIYLSSWDWLVNAKLDADNYVEFFWQPAPEASAENIPNSQFARSNSKLANSDCTGLTCGLCLQRLSKWFDPVHLGWGVCRLSNSQPIPVQSPKTFVAAIPNGRVWIVPQENYWLICKAIAVITPDNYLLADVSRDYPGFLPGCEKHDVRKHSVFQLESFPALKQIDGSVAVLSGLSGNVYFHWMVDVLPRIELLRHSGRDLAEIDWFLVNSCQHQFQRESLRILGIPEEKVLESDRLPHIQATELIVPSFAGYLGWPSGWAMDFLRREFLKGIIPSSLYPKRIYISRSKARYRRVLNEEDAIEVLEKFGFVSILPESMSLAEQIAHFYHAEVIVAAHGSGLTNTIFCRQGTKVIELVSPHYISHYYWGISQYLQLEHYFLAGEAFECYPIRQLMYQNSLTEDILVNLSSLKRMVEVVGLS is encoded by the coding sequence ATGAGCACTGAAGAATATATCCGGCAAGCCCGAATTTATTTGAACCGGGGGAAGTTAACTGAGGCGATCGAGTTTTGCAACAAGGCGATCGAACTTCAACCGTTTTCGCCCTCGGCTTACACGACTTTAGGCGAAATTCTCGAAGCTCAAGGCGATCCGACGGCGGCAAGAGACGCTTTTGTGCAAGCTTTGGAGATTTCGCCCCAGTTTTTTCTGGCTCATGCTTATTTGGGTCAACTTTACAGCGACTATGCGTGGCTGGATGAGGCGGTTTTTCACTACCGACAAGCTCTGGATTTGAAACCAGATTGGGCGGCAGTTCATTATAACTTGGGAAATGTTTTTCACAAGCAGGGTAATTTGTTGGGGGCGATCGACTGTTACCGAAAGGCGATCGCCCAAAAACCGGATTATCTCGATGCTTTATACAATCTGGCTGTGGTTTTAGATGAAAATAGTCAGCTCGAAGCGGCAATGGATACCTACCGACAGGCGATCGCTTTGAAGCCGGATTACGTGGAAGCTTACAGCAATCTGGGTGTGATTTTGCTAAAGGAAGATCGGGCTGCTGAGGCGATCGAGGTTTACCAGCGGGCGATCGAGATTAAGCCGGATTGGGCGACGCTGCACAATAATTTGGGTCAAGCTTTGCTGGACAAAAGTCCGGAAAGGGCGATCGCATCTTACCTCACAGCTATTGAATTGGAGCCGGACATGGTTTTGGCTCACTACAATCTGGGGAAAGCGTGGCAATTACAGGGGGAACATTCGGCGGCGCTTGCTTGTTTCGAGCGGGCGATCGAGATCGATTCCGACTATATTTCGGGCTATACAGACGCGGGGTTTTCTTTGATGGTTTTGGGCAAAATTGCTGAAGCCATGCCTTATTTTGAGCGGGCAATAGCTCTGAAGCCTGATTTTGTTGAGGCTTACTGCCGCTTGGGAGACAGGCGGAGAGTTGCGGCGGTAGAAGATGATGAATTGTCAAGGGCGATCGCTGCGTGCGATCGATTTCTCACAGCACTAACTGGAAGGAAGAAGGAAGAAGGAAGTTCGGCAACGGATTTTGTAGCGGATGTAACGGATGTAAAGGATAGAAGGAAGAAGGAAGAAAAAGAAACTATTCCCAATGCCCAATTCCCAATTCCCAATTCCCAAGGTCCTATTCCCAATGCCCAATTACCAATTGCTGAAATCTGCGATAATTTAGCCGAAATTTACTTGCATTTGGGAAATGCTTTAACAGAGTACGGCGGACACGAATCTGCCGCCGCTTATTATCAAAAAGCTTTGCAAATTCAGCCACAGAATGCAGAGATTTACTGGCGGCTGGGAAATTCCTTAGCCCAGCAACAGCGCTTGGGCGCAGCAATTGCAGTTTACCGCATGGCTTTGACGATTCAACCTGCTTTACCGCAGGTTTATTTTGAGTTGGCAAAACTGCTGGAAAAACAGGGGCGCTGGGAACGGGCAATCGATTATTATCAAAAAGTTTTAGAGTTGCAATTGCAGGGGTATGGAGAGCAGAAAGAGTGGAAAAAACAGAGTTTTATCTTGCCAGATAACACTTCTATAAAACCTCCTAAAGGTATTTATTTATCGAGTTGGGATTGGCTGGTTAATGCTAAATTGGATGCTGACAATTATGTGGAATTTTTTTGGCAACCTGCACCAGAAGCAAGTGCAGAAAATATTCCGAATTCCCAATTTGCGAGATCCAATTCCAAATTGGCAAATTCCGATTGTACCGGTTTAACTTGCGGGCTGTGTTTGCAGCGACTTTCTAAGTGGTTCGATCCGGTGCATTTGGGTTGGGGAGTTTGCCGTTTGTCCAACTCGCAACCGATACCTGTGCAGTCGCCCAAGACTTTTGTGGCGGCAATTCCCAACGGGCGAGTTTGGATTGTTCCGCAGGAAAATTATTGGCTGATTTGCAAGGCGATCGCTGTAATTACTCCTGACAATTATTTGTTGGCTGATGTGTCGAGAGATTATCCGGGGTTTTTACCTGGATGCGAAAAGCATGATGTTAGAAAACACAGCGTTTTTCAGTTAGAATCATTTCCAGCTTTAAAGCAAATTGACGGCAGCGTGGCGGTGCTTTCTGGTTTGTCGGGAAACGTCTATTTTCACTGGATGGTTGACGTTTTGCCGAGGATAGAATTGCTGCGGCACAGCGGTAGGGATTTGGCGGAGATTGATTGGTTTTTGGTGAATAGTTGTCAGCACCAATTTCAGCGGGAAAGTCTAAGAATTCTGGGCATTCCCGAAGAGAAAGTCTTGGAGAGCGATCGCTTGCCTCACATTCAAGCAACCGAGTTAATTGTGCCGTCTTTTGCGGGATATTTGGGCTGGCCTTCTGGGTGGGCGATGGATTTTTTGAGGCGCGAGTTTCTCAAGGGAATTATACCGAGTTCGCTCTATCCAAAACGGATTTATATCAGCCGCAGCAAAGCGAGATATCGCAGAGTCTTGAACGAGGAAGATGCGATCGAGGTTTTGGAGAAATTTGGCTTTGTTTCAATTTTGCCTGAGTCGATGTCTTTGGCAGAGCAAATAGCTCATTTTTACCACGCTGAGGTGATAGTTGCTGCCCACGGCAGCGGCTTGACAAATACGATTTTTTGTCGCCAGGGTACTAAAGTAATTGAGTTGGTGTCCCCTCACTATATCAGCCATTATTACTGGGGAATCAGTCAATACTTGCAGTTGGAACATTACTTTTTAGCGGGCGAGGCTTTTGAATGCTATCCTATTAGACAGTTGATGTATCAGAATTCGCTGACTGAGGATATTTTAGTGAACTTGAGTTCGCTGAAAAGGATGGTTGAGGTAGTGGGTTTGAGTTAG